A part of Dehalogenimonas sp. W genomic DNA contains:
- a CDS encoding RNA recognition motif domain-containing protein — translation MSTINIYVGNLAPSVTESELRTIFTRFGAVTRVMLKNDQHLGNGHAAGYGYVEMPSINEGNSAIAGLNGKIFRGKTINAIEAMPISSDPIKERRRRGRVVTDTSSDN, via the coding sequence ATGAGTACAATAAATATCTATGTGGGCAACCTGGCCCCCAGTGTAACCGAAAGCGAATTGCGCACCATATTTACCCGTTTCGGTGCGGTAACCCGGGTAATGCTTAAAAATGATCAGCACCTGGGCAACGGTCATGCCGCCGGATACGGCTATGTGGAGATGCCGTCAATCAACGAGGGGAATTCCGCCATCGCCGGATTGAACGGTAAAATCTTCCGGGGGAAAACGATTAACGCCATTGAGGCTATGCCGATATCATCCGACCCGATCAAAGAACGGCGGCGACGGGGGCGGGTAGTCACCGACACGTCTTCCGATAATTAA
- a CDS encoding zinc-ribbon domain containing protein, translated as MAFQPKSLTCSDCGSTFTFSVEDQEFFAQKGFTNEPKRCPSCRTARKAERGNSGGGFGGGFGGGRNSFGGGARQMFPATCSDCGKSTEVPFEPRNGKPVYCSDCYRKVNAR; from the coding sequence ATGGCTTTTCAACCCAAATCCTTAACCTGCAGCGACTGCGGCTCCACCTTCACCTTCAGTGTTGAAGATCAGGAATTTTTCGCGCAAAAAGGCTTCACCAATGAACCCAAACGTTGCCCCAGCTGTCGTACAGCCCGCAAGGCTGAACGCGGCAACAGCGGCGGTGGTTTCGGCGGCGGCTTCGGCGGCGGACGCAACAGCTTTGGCGGCGGTGCCCGGCAGATGTTCCCGGCCACCTGTTCCGACTGCGGCAAGTCAACCGAGGTTCCTTTTGAACCCCGTAACGGCAAGCCGGTTTATTGCAGCGACTGCTACCGCAAAGTCAACGCCCGATAA